From a single Rosa rugosa chromosome 7, drRosRugo1.1, whole genome shotgun sequence genomic region:
- the LOC133720128 gene encoding MDIS1-interacting receptor like kinase 2-like, with amino-acid sequence MSTSTFYGEACFLACVIMYAQLVSSPNNAFASASSNEAEALLKWKASFQNQTQNNLTSWTYSPSNSTNPKANASPCNVWTGISCNTAGSVNRINLTNSGIQGTLHELSFLSFPNLKYLDLSVNELRDGIPPQISSLSKLIYLDLSVNQLSGQIPPEIGLLTNLEVLHLNDNQLNGLIPHEISQLTFLSELALSDNSLEGMIPVSLGNLKNLTSLYLHENQLSGSLPTSLGNLSNLISLALHRNQLSGSIPSSLGDLTNLTILYLYQNNLSGSIPEQIGNLKSIVDLALGENQLNGSIPPSIGGLNNLVSLFVRDNQLSGSIPQEIGNLMKLTILELDSNQLSGHLPQNICRGGSLKNFTAKTNQLTGPIPKSMKMCKSLIRCSLHDNHLTGNISEEFGAYPNLHTIDLSHNNFYGEISPMWGRCPQLATLRIAGNNLTGSIPPEIGKATQIQALDLSSNGLVGVIPNEIGRLTSLLSLNLNGNQLSGHIPSELVSLKDLEYLDLSTNKFDGSIPSILGDFSQVHYLNLSNNKFSQEIPFQLGKLVHLSQLDLSHNSLEDQIPSEMSQMQSLEILNLSHNKLSGSIPKNFEQMHSLVQIDISYNQLQGPVPNNKAFQDAPLEGNEGLCGIIAGLQPCPSMENKHATKKDRRLMFIIVFPVLGTILLLLAFLGIALVRKRRNKEQDTKQSNVEHRGVFSIFEFDGKRMYDEIINATNDFDALYCIGKGRSGSVYKAELLSGSIVAVKKLHPILDGEESSRNEFLNEIRALIEIRHRNIVKLRGFCSHANHSFLVYDYLEKGSLASTLSNGYEA; translated from the exons ATGAGCACATCAACTTTTTATGGTGAAGCTTGCTTTCTAGCTTGCGTTATCATGTATGCTCAGCTGGTTTCATCACCAAACAATGCTTTTGCTTCAGCTAGTTCTAATGAAGCAGAGGCTCTTCTAAAATGGAAAGCcagttttcaaaaccaaacccaaaataaTCTGACCTCATGGACTTACTCTCCCAGTAATTCCACCAATCCAAAAGCAAATGCAAGTCCATGCAATGTTTGGACAGGCATTTCATGCAACACTGCTGGAAGTGTCAACAGGATAAACCTCACCAATTCCGGTATTCAAGGTACACTTCATGAATTATCATTCTTGTCCTTCCCTAATCTTAAATATCTTGATCTCAGCGTCAATGAACTCCGTGATGGCATCCCACCTCAGATTAGTTCCCTTTCAAAACTCATCTATCTTGATCTATCTGTTAACCAGTTGTCTGGGCAAATCCCACCAGAAATTGGTCTTCTAACAAATCTTGAGGTCCTGCACCTAAATGACAACCAGTTAAATGGTTTAATTCCTCACGAGATAAGTCAACTTACGTTTCTTTCTGAGCTTGCTCTGAGTGACAACAGTCTAGAAGGTATGATCCCGGTTTCTTTGGGTAATTTGAAGAACCTGACTTCATTGTATCTCCATGAAAATCAACTTTCTGGTTCTCTACCCACTTCTTTAGGAAATTTGAGCAACCTGATTTCTTTGGCTCTACATAGAAATCAACTTTCTGGCTCAATCCCATCATCTTTAGGTGATCTGACAAACCTTACCATTCTCTATCTCTACCAAAATAACCTATCTGGATCTATTCCGGAACAGATTGGGAACTTGAAATCAATTGTGGACCTAGCGTTGGGTGAGAATCAACTCAATGGTTCCATTCCCCCTTCAATTGGTGGCTTGAATAACTTAGTTTCCTTATTCGTCCGTGATAATCAACTTTCTGGCTCCATCCCACAAGAGATAGGAAATCTCATGAAGTTGACTATACTCGAGTTGGACAGTAACCAACTTTCTGGTCATTTACCCCAAAATATTTGCCGTGGTGGATCACTGAAAAACTTTACAGCAAAAACCAACCAATTGACGGGTCCAATACCCAAAAGCATGAAAATGTGCAAGAGTTTAATAAGA tgctcCCTTCATGATAACCATTTGACAGGCAATATATCTGAAGAATTTGGTGCCTATCCAAATCTTCAcactatagaccttagccacAACAACTTCTACGGTGAAATCTCACCCATGTGGGGGCGTTGTCCTCAGTTAGCAACCCTACGAATTGCAGGAAACAACCTGACTGGCAGCATCCCACCTGAGATCGGCAAAGCAACCCAAATTCAAGCACTCGATCTTTCTTCAAATGGTTTAGTTGGGGTGATTCCAAATGAGATCGGGAGATTGACTTCTTTGCTGAGTCTGAATTTGAATGGTAATCAACTTTCGGGTCACATACCTTCAGAATTAGTTTCATTGAAGGATCTTGAATATCTTGACCTGTCAACCAACAAATTCGATGGGTCAATTCCAAGCATTTTAGGTGACTTTTCTCAAGTACACTACTTGAATTTGAGCAACAACAAATTCAGCCAAGAAATTCCATTTCAATTGGGGAAATTAGTCCACTTGTCCCAGCTAGACTTGAGTCATAATTCACTTGAGGATCAAATACCATCAGAAATGAGCCAAATGCAAAGCTTGGAGATTCTGAATCTTTCCCACAATAAACTTTCTGGTTCCATAcccaaaaattttgaacaaatgcATAGCTTGGTTCAAATTGACATATCCTACAACCAGTTGCAGGGTCCGGTCCCCAACAACAAAGCATTTCAAGATGCTCCTTTGGAAGGCAATGAAGGATTGTGTGGCATTATTGCAGGACTTCAACCCTGCCCCTCCATGGAAAATAAGCATGCCACAAAAAAGGATCGAAgactcatgtttataattgttttcCCTGTTTTGGGGACAATTTTACTTTTACTTGCCTTCCTTGGAATTGCCTTGgttagaaaaagaagaaataaagaGCAGGATACAAAGCAGAGCAATGTGGAGCACAGAGGAGTTTTTTCCATATTTGAATTTGATGGAAAAAGAATGTATGATGAAATCATCAACGCAACCAATGATTTTGATGCTCTATATTGCATTGGAAAGGGAAGATCCGGAAGTGTCTACAAGGCAGAGCTGCTATCAGGTAGTATAGTTGCAGTGAAGAAACTCCACCCAATACTTGATGGTGAGGAGTCGTCTCGGAATGAATTCCTTAACGAAATAAGGGCACTAATAGAAATACGGCACCGGAACATTGTGAAACTTCGTGGTTTCTGTTCACACGCCAATCACTCGTTTTTGGTCTATGACTACCTAGAAAAAGGTAGCTTGGCTTCAACCTTGAGCAATGGATATGAAGCTTAA